In Brienomyrus brachyistius isolate T26 chromosome 2, BBRACH_0.4, whole genome shotgun sequence, the genomic window GTTTAtcttaatgcttttaaaaatgaaaaatatactGTGTTCAGCTCATACAGCTGTCTGTACCACAGGAGGTCCAGTCTAGTTCTGGAGCGTTAACATGCTTAAAAATAAACGTGCAAGTCAACTCGTACATTAAAGTATGCACCATTAACAGTATCTATCTGTTTTTTACCATGCTGACACTGCACTCGTAAAATTCTGCCATGTGCAGTCAGTTTTTATGTGATTTTAGCCGATCACTAAAGAAAAACGCGCTGTTTTGTGTCACCTCACTTTCAGATAGAAATTGGCGCGCTCCATGTAATTCCGCGAGATCACAGCCGGAAGTCCGGTACGCGCCCCATCCCCGAAAAGGAAAGCCACGCCTTCTAGGGCGTTCCTAAACATTTTGACCAATGGCGATGGAGCGCCAGGGTCGTCTCGTTCTCATGGTCGCCTCCGACGATTCTCCTGCCTATGGCTTCGGCCATATGATGCGCAACTGTTGGTTTACCTGTTAATCAATTAAAATGAGGAAATTAGACATTATTTAAAGATCTGTTCTATCTTTTCTTATATTTCAGTGAAATACGTTAAGATATTTTATTTCATATGTACTTGTGTTTCTAGTTAACATCTTAAACatagataataaaaaaaaattatccttAAAACTAATCGGCTCATACAAAGAATACGGTAAACAGAAATCACAGGGGCGTTTTTTTTGTGTAGTTTTTCACCCTTGGGACGGTTGGACTATCTCGTTTGATAGCTGGACGTGATAAACATAGCTGTATTTTTACAGTAGAGTTTCACAATTGTCTGAATCTGAAAATGCCTGTAAAAAGTGTTGCCGTTCGAGACTCAGCTTTTCACATGCGACTGCTGCAGCAGTACTTGCTTTTGTTAAAGAAATACCCGATTCTTACAAAATCTGTTACTAGGTTGGTGAGTGCTGCAATGCCAGCTGCAAAAGTTGTTCTTTTCCGTGGGCAGTTGCTCAGTTCAAACAGATTTCACGTATGGTTGACAGTAAATGTCATAACGATGTTAGCCTGTCAGGTACTAATCTAGGTTCAATCTTTTCCAGATCTGTAGGCGCTAGATTCAGGAACAGATAGATTTATCTGTGAGATCTATATATTGAGATGTGTTTTTGCGGTCTAAGTGTACATTTTTGCGGATCTGAAATCTTAGTAATATCTTAGTAATACCTCAGTAAAATAACTAACAATAATggtactttatttttaaaatgaattaactGATGGTACTCATTTGCGATATTGATCATTATTGCCAAAAACAACGATTTTAACAGTCATTACTATTCGTGAGTTTAATAGATAAAGGTGGTTGTTGAATTTGTGGGCATTAACGTGTTTTTAATGTGCTCTTTTTACTACTGACTTTTGCACCCTGTTCAACCTTTAGTTATATATTTTCCTTGAACCTAGTACACTTAAAACTAACATGGTGACCTCAGCAGTCTAAGTTGATAATCTAACAAACGGCCGTTCATGGTATATGGCAAATAACATGAGAGATTTTGTTCACTCACAGTGCAGTTCTTTCTGCCTTGGGAAATCTGCTTTCTCAAGTTctggaaaacagaagaaagTTTAAAAACGGCCGGCCTGAAAAAAACATTGATGTTCCAGGAATTGCTCGCTTTGCTATCTATGGGTTTGTGAATTGTTTAAGTCATTATTAaacctgattttttttccttcagttaAAGACCGCTATTTAGTTCtcattttattatagtgtctATTTCTCTGTGTATTTATATCCTTTAATGTTCCACTTTGATTTCAGACTGTGTATCACAGGCCCCATAAGCCATTATGTCTACCACCTGTTGGAGTTGTTGGTGCCATCTACTGTTCCCTACTGCATGCTGAAACGTTTGTTACTGGATCGCTTGGTTTTTGCACCGGCCTTTCTCCTGCTCTTTTTCATTGTCATGAACATCTTGGAGGTCAGTTCTGGGCACTTTTGTGATCTTGTTGCCGAATTAAGTACACCAAGTCCAAAGCAAGCAAATGTCATCTGTTTTCTGGCATTTTCCCTGGGCTGTCGGTAACTAATCCTGTATGTAAACATGACAGATAAGTTTGTTCACCTGTGACTCAAATGCTGCTGGTTTACATACAAAGGGGCCATTCTTGCTATAGCCTTAAAGTTCCCGGTTCACTATGGTAAATCTCCCATTGCTACTATGTTCTCTAAATGGTTGTGGTTTTATGTTGCTTCGAAATATGATGTCAGACCTAACAACAGAATACAAGGTCATGATACAGTCTGCTTTTGAAATCGATTGACTTTCAGAGAAAGAGGTGGCCTGCGCTCCAAGATAAACTGAGAGCAAGTTACTGGCCAGCCCTGAAGATGAACTGGAAAGTGTGGACCCCATTCCAGTTTGTTAATATCAACTTTGTTCCCATTCAGGTGTGGCAAGATGAAACATTACCGCCATAATCAATACTGGACTTCAATCCTTGTTTGTGTTCTGCATAatcattattgtttttttttcccagtttcGTGTGCTGTTTGCCAACCTGGTAGCCTTGTTTTGGTATGCCTACCTGGCCTCCATGAGGAAGTGAAACCACGGGGAAATAAACTTCCTTTGTGTTGGCCCCTGGGGGATTCTGAGAACTGGTGTATTCCAAGGTGAAAATGTGACTGATTATGACAGATAGGAAATGAGGGTAACTGGCAAAATTTTAGGAAATTATAAACTATTAACATACTTATTTTAAGGTACATGACACGATGGCTGAATGTCCATGTAAATGAGTCTGGCAGTAATAACACGTTATGACTGCTGACGATCCACACCAGCTGAATGAAATATGCTGATGTAAATAGGCGAAAGCTTCCGGATCAGATTATGTAACTTTGCAAACCAGTGTAATATGTGAATAATGTAAACTTAGGAAATGAAGCATTTGTTCTTAATGTGATGTTACTCTTAAATTTGACTGTTAACAGGTTATGACCCTTAAAGCCACTTTAACCACTTAACACTTGGCACCTAAACCAATAGTCAGTATGTATTTTCTTATTTCCCCATTGTCTAATTGTTTTACACTGTAATTATTGAATAAAATTActacaaaaatatttttcaatGTATGATGTGCATCTGTGGGGACATTAAACAGATTCTCAAGACAAAGGGATTGGAAGGTTGAAGGAGAATTTTGTTACGGTTTACTAATTTAACTGCATATGGATAGGATGACAAGCTGGTACAATATGGGAGGCGGCTCTGCAAGTCTGTACGCAAAGATGTAATGTGTGATCCGATTACTTTTTACCCTCCTCCGGTACCTAATCCCGACTGGAGACAATCCCTGCCAGCTTTAGGTGATTCTAGACTTTTCACCCTGGGATAGGACAGCTCAACCAGTCATTTACGcagataaatatatttatttttaaaaagcacataaaataaactatATTTAGAATTTTAtgtgattttatatatttaatatataatgagggggggcagcatggtggtgcagtggttggcactgttgcctcacacctctgggtcccaggttcgagtctccgcctgggtcccatgtgtgcggagtttgcatgattggacttgctaaattgcctgtaggagtgcatggtgtgtgagtgtgccctgcgatgggctggccccccgcatcctgggttgttccctgcctcgtgcccattgcttccgggataggctccgaaccccccgcgacccagtaggttaagcagtttggaaaatggatggatggaatatataatgatatataattTTACAATTTAATTTGATTGAAGTTAATATGTTCAAAAACCATTTTAGTctggccagtagggggtgcaTTGCACCTCTTGTAAAGTCACTTATGTTGCCAGCAATAAACTTTCTTCACTGAACTGGAGAGTTGCTGGACCACCTGGAGGCCAAAGGACTGAAGAACCAGAGACCACTGGGTCTAGTAATTAGTGTCCTAATTACAGTGAAGCTAATTAGCTTCAAAGTGGGAGGAAAATAATCATAGTAGCCAATGGATTAAATGTGTGATACATAAATATTTCATCGTTTCTGGGTATTCAATTTGCAATACAAGAGGAAAAGTACaaatttattcattttatttccaAATGTCAAACATAACCAGTATGGTTAAATAAATGTAGAACGGTATTAAACAGGTTAGTAATAGGCCTAATAACATTGTAATGCTCAGCAGTTTGCTAACATCCAAAGATTTTCACAGaacataaataaaatttttTGTTGTCTCAAAAAAATGTTGTCTTTTGCCCAAACAACTTTACGTTATATTGAGTTCtctattaaataaaacatgttaACAAATGCCTTGAGTAAACAGTTACCTCCACTAGAATGATTAAATGTTATTTAGCATTTTTGATTAATGCTTTAGCAAAATCATTCCTTCCTCATTGTTAGCCTCCTCTCAGACGCAGAGTGAGAAAGATGGTGCTCTCTTTCTTAACACCATAGTCCTCCAGTTTCTTGTGGTCTTCCATCTGCCTTCCCCCGTAGATCAGCCTTTGTTGGTCAACAGGGACGCGCTCCTTATTGAAGACCTTCTTCTTGAACTCCAACACCGTCTCACCGGGAGCGATTTCATAAGTATGCATCGCACCCTTTTCTGTCTGCAGGAACACCTGTATGGGAGCAGACTGGGCTTGTACGGGAGCAGGCTCAGTTACCAGCACGATAACTGTAGACCCCGAGCGCACTCCATACTCCGCCAGTATTCTGGACCCATCAGTCAGGTCCCTTCTCTGCCCATTCTGCACAGATAGGCGCTGCCTGGCGCTATGTGTGCCCTGTTGGATTTCAATCTGTTTCTTCAGCTGATCGACGGTTGTATTCAGTTCCACTGACAAACTAAAAGTTTGCCCGTTCATGAATTTGATGAGCAGATCCATAGTGTCAAACTTCGGAAATCTGTAAAGgtcattaaaaaaacacaacacgATATCAATAACTGAACACAAAACTTTAAAAGATAACGCTGTAACGACCGTCTCCTAATATTAATTTCAACGCAGCACCGAGAGGAGTTCAGTAAATAATACAAAATCAAATGCATGGAAACGCTTCAGTTATCGCAAATATACAGTAAATTGCCACTGACGCCTTGTCACTCACCTTGTCCTTAACGGGGTAGTCGATTGTTTGAAGATAATTTCTTATTACAGTCAAGTATGTGTATAATCCTTTTCAAAAACAGATATTCTCTTGTAGTCGCTGAATCGCGCTGAATGAAGTCCGCGGGTAGCCTACGTTCCTAATAAACAGCTGATAGATCCACCCCCTGACACTCAAAAAATGCCGTTAAGTTTCATTTTCCCTTCATCACTTGTTAGTTTTCGTTTTCGAGGTTGACTCATCCTGAGGcttttttatatgtttatttcaTTATATCTTGATACTTTTAATTTTATGCGCTTAATTTCTTACACTGAAAGCAATTTGTTTGTGTGCATCTCGATTGTTCCAGAATTTGCAGGAATTGTGCACTCTGCAgaaattaaatgaatttattcatgTTCAAGGCGGGACAAGGATACGTTATACACATATGTATTTAATAATATTTACGAATAGTTTTAACACAATATGTTCCAATGATTGTAtgagtagtgcagtggttagcactgttgcctcacacctctgggacacggGTTCGAGTTtcggcctgggtcacatgtgtgtggagtttgcatgttctccgcatgtcgtcgtggggtttactctgggtactctggtttccccccacagtccaaagacatgctgaggctgattggacttgctaaactgcccgtacgagtgcatgtgagagtgtagcctgcgatgggctagcccACCCCTCTCCccgcatcctgggttgttccctgcctcgtgcccattgcttccgggataggctccgaaccccccgtgacccagtaggataagcggtttggaaaatggatggatggattttgcagTGTTTTAATTCTTGGACAATCTGTTGTTTTTCTATAAGAAAGAAAACAAGCCAACATCAGACGCAAATCGATTAATTTGTTAGTCTTTTTTATTGAATACGAAAGAACGTAGTATACATCAAGTATAAACATTTGTCAGCCTCGCTTTTATTTGTTTACGCAGTAGTGGCACGGGAATACAAAGTGAAACTCGAGCTTCGTGTTTCATTGTTTTAAACAACTTTAGGTTATGTCGCCCTAATTATACTGCATTGTTTACACTCCTTAAAAATCAGACACGTTTCTGAACAAAATTTTACAGGCTTATTTGTCGTCTTACAGACACATAATGTAATAGAGAAAATAGACGACAATGGAGAGAAGATGAAAAGCATACAGGAGAACCACTAATGATGaacactttttaaaccaataacaTGGCAGATCAACAACAAGCCCAGCGGATATTTAATGCACGGGAAAATAACGATAAgttcactgcagacagattgTGACTAATGTAACACAGCTGGAGACAATCTACTTCTCATGGACTCATTTAGCCCCTTTTAACATGCAGCCGATGACGTAAACTAATGTGGGCTCAGGCTGAAAACTTGTACAAAAATATTACCGCTTTTTAGTTACAGAAGTTGCATCAGTCTGTTACAGTTTCCTGGATCTGGGCAGATATGCCGTGCCCGATGACCCGGCAAAGAGGAGCAGGGAGGCGAGGAAGCAGACTTAAATATAAAAGACTAATGAaagcaacaagaaacagctggtaaacacaggaaattcacacgaggttaacgagggggcgtggcacacggaaggagcggacgatcggggcaggacaagATGGACATACACATCATGAGCTTTACGAGTTTATTAAAGGGCTTGACAAGGCCGTTGGTTACCAGGTGGTAGTTTCCAGTTCGAATAATATTCATGGTCATAATTCGCACAGCTCCTGCAGTCAATATCACATGAAAGATTTTTTTCCTGGCAGAATAGAGATTTTGACAAATAGAGAAGCACTGTCACGATCTTAGCCAAAATGTTACTTAGTGGCACCGTTTCTGTCATTGTGAGTATAATTATTCAAACAATTTCATTGTTAACGACAACATGGAAAGCCTGACCATGATAAACATTTGCAAGATGGAATAATATGTagcattaaaatgtgctaattatCTATTTAGGCCAAGATAATAATTCTATGTATTTAATGTGTTTTGTATTAAATTTTACTAACTAATAAAATTCACTGAAGTATTGGTGCCTTTAGTTATCGATTTTTACTGTATTTCCATTCCATGTTGGTTTGGACTCAAGGCCTGTTTCACTGAATGCTGTTTTTCCTTTCACTAGCAGGCAAAGGATaaaagctgtcaggtcaagtcaggttggggagcaggcgctgatgcagcgcgttgccacacccacctctCGGCGAATCTCCTTTGGACCCCAGTCGTCAATCCTCCAGGCAGAGACACGGTCCAGTTTGATCACTAAAAGTGTAATAAAAATGCCTTCTCTTTacacatattttttaaatacactGACATTATACTTTGTGTACTTTTAGAGAATATATTtcgcatttaaacataattaagtACACTAAGCCACATGCACTTCAATAAAAGTATATCTGTAATCAAATACACTGTAGTACATTTTTATGGACATAATACACTTAATAGACTTTACTGAAAGTATATATTTTTGTGCTAAGTGTATTTTTTAAGTATATACTTTTTGGAGGCATGTTCTAGTGTCAGGACCTGCgcatccagtcctcgtgtgtgccacgcccacctcGTTACCGTCGTGTGAATTCCCAGCGTACCAACAGTTTTGTGTTTATTCTGATATCCTGTCCTATTTTTaagtccgcgttcaagtctgtttcccgaggtctgtcattgatgtagtTTACGGTGTGTGTGGTTCTTCCTGAGTAAACCCTGTGTTTTGGATTTCCGTCTACCCGATCCTGATTCCCTGCTCTCTACTCGCTCGCCCGACACGCGATCGCCTCATCTAGTTATTCATTGTACAATACAAAAGAAATATATcaattttattcattttcctTCAGAAAAAGAAACCTAGCCACCATAGAAGGCCTAAGTAAGTAAACTTTCTAAGGCACACAACAAACATTGCCAATATGATGGTGGTGCATCACAAAGAATAACAACAAACAATGTAAGCAAGTACTGAATACCATAACCTAATATTAATGCAGTATTATTGATCTGTTTGCTTACATCCAAAGTTGGTAAATTTCCACAGAACACACATTTAATACTAAATCGACAAAATTTTTCCCaaattatatttttacattatttCATATTAAGTAATAAATAACTATGAACTGTTAAATGTGTTGACTAAACTGTCATTAGGCCTATTTCTACCAGACTGATTAAATGTTATTAAAACTGCAGCATTTTTGATTAATGCTTTAGCAAAATCATTCCTTCCTCATTGTTAGCCTCCTCTCAGACGCAGAGTGAGAAAGATGGTGCTCTCTTTCTTAACACCATAGTCCTCCAGTTTCGTGTGGTCTTCCATCTGCCTTCCCCCGTAGATCAGCCTTTGTTGGTCAACAGGGACATGCTCCTTATTGAAGACCTTCTTCTTGAACTCCAACACCGTCTCACCGGGAGCGATTTCATAAGTATGCATCGCACCCTTTTCTGTCTTCAGGAACACCTGTATGGGAGCAGACTGGGTTTGTATGGAAGCAGGCTCAGTTACCAGCACGATAACTGTAGACCCCGAGCGCACTCCATACTCCGCCAGTGTTCTGGACCCATCAGTCAGGTCTGTTCTCTGCCCATTCTGTACAGATAGGCGCTGCCTGGCGCTAGGTGTGCCTTGTTTTATTTCAATCTCTTTCTTCAGCTGATCGACGGTTGTATTCAGTTCCACTGACAAACTAATAGTTTGCCCGTTCATGAATTTGATGATCAGACCCATAGTGTCAAACTTCGGAAATCTGTAAAGgtcattaaaaaaacacaacacgATATCAATAACTGAACACAAAACTTTAAAAGATTACGCTGTAACCACCGTCTCCAAATATTAATTTCAACGCAGCACCAAGAGGAGTTCAGTAAATAATACAAAATCAAATGCATGGAAACGCTTCAGTTATCGCAAATATACAGTAAATTGCCACTGACGCCTTGTCACTCACCTTGTCCGTAACGGGGTAGTCGATTGTTTAAAGATAATTTCTTATTACAGTCAAGTATGTGTATAATCCTTTTCAAAAACAGATATTCTCTTGTAGTCGCTGAATCGCGCTGAATGAAGTCCGCTGGTAGCCTACGTTCCTAATAAACAGCTGATAGATCCACCCCCTGACACTCAAAAAATGCCGTTAAGTTTCATTTTCCCTTCATCACTTGTTAGTTTTCGGTTTCGAGGTTGACCCATCCTTAGGcttttttgtatgtttgtttgtttatttcattaTATCTTGATACTTTTAATTTTACGCGCTTAATTTCTTACACAAAGCAATTTGTTTGTGTGCACCTCGATTGTTTCAGAATTTGCAGGAATTGTACGCTCTGCAgaaattaaatgaatttattcatgTTCAAGGCGGGACAAGGATATGTTATACACATATGTATTTAATAATATTTACGTATAGTTTTAACACAATATGCTCCAGTGATTGTatgagtggtgcagtggttaacactgttgcctcacacctctggcgcatgtcgtcatggggtttccccccacagtccaaagacatgctgaggctgattggacttgctaaattgcccgtacgagtgcatgtgtgagtgtagcttgcgatgggctagcccaccccccatcctgggttgttccctgcctcgtgcccattgcttccgggataggctccgaaccccccgtgacccagtaggataagcggtttggaaaatggatggatggattttgcagTGTTTTAATTCTTGGACAATCTGTTGTTTTTCTATAAGAAAGAAAACAAGCCAACATCAGACGCAAATCGATTAGTTTGTTAGTCTTTATTATTGAATACGAAAGAACGTAGTATACATCAAGTATAAACATTTGTCAGCCTCGCTTTTATTTGTTTACGCAGTAGTGGCATGGGAATACAAAGTGAAACTCAAGCTGCGTGTTTCGTTGTTTTAAACAGCTTTAGGTTATGTCGCCCTAATTATACTGCATTGTTTACACTCATTCTTAATCAGACACGTTTCTGAACAAACTTTTACTACAAGCTTATTTGTCGTcttaaaacaaaacacaatgtaatataattaaAGAAAAGAGACAATGGAGAGAAGACGAAAAGCGTACAGGAGAACCACTAATgatgaacattgtttttaaccaATAATATGGCAGATAAACAACAAGCCCAGCGGATATTTAATGCACGGGAAAATATCGATAAgttcactgcagacagattgTGTCCCAGCTGTGTCACATTAGTCACAATCTACCTCTCATGGACTCATTTAGCCCCTTTTAACATGCAGCCGATGATGTACACTAATGTGGACTCCGGCTAAAAACTTGTACAAAAATATTACCGCTTTTTAGTTATAGAAGTTGCATCAGTCTGTTACAGTTTCCTGGATCTGGGCAGATACGCCGTGCCCGATGACCCGGCAAAGAGGAGCAGGGAGGCGAGGAAGCATACTTAAATATAAAAGATTAATGAaagcaacaagaaacagctgataaACACAGGGAATTCACAAgacgttaacgagggggcgtggcacacggaaggagcggacgatcggggTAGGACAAGATGGACGTACACATCATGGGCTTTACGAGTTTATTAAAGGGCTTGACAAGGCCGTTGGTTACCAGGTGGTAGTTTCCAGTTCGAATAATATTCATGGTCATAATTCGCACAGCTTCTGCAGTGAATATCAcatgaaagattttttttcctggcaGAATAGAGATTTTGACAAATAGAGAAGCACTATCACGATCTTAGCCAAAATGTTACTTAGTGGCACTGTTTCTGTCATTGTGAGTATAATTATTCAAACAATTTCATTGTTAATGACAACATGGAAAGCCTGACCATGATAAACATTTGCAAGATGGAATAATATGTagcattaaaatgtgctaactaTCTATTTAGGCCAAGATAATAATTCTATGTATTTAATGTGTTTTGTATTAAATTTTACTAACTAATAAAATTCACTGAAGTATTGGTGCCTTTAGTTATCGATTTTTACTGTATTTCCATTCCATGTTGGTTTGGACTCAAGGCCTGTTTCACTGAATGCTGTTTTTCCTTTCACTAGTAGGCAAAGGATAAAAGCTATCAGGTcaagtcaggttggggagcaggcgctgatgcagcgcgttgccacacccacctctCGGCGAAACTCCTTGGGACCCCAGTCGGCAATCCTCCAGGCAGAGACACGGTCCAGTTTGATCACTAAAAGTGTAATAAAAATGCCTTCTCTTTacacatattttttaa contains:
- the pxmp2 gene encoding peroxisomal membrane protein 2, producing MPVKSVAVRDSAFHMRLLQQYLLLLKKYPILTKSVTSAVLSALGNLLSQVLENRRKFKNGRPEKNIDVPGIARFAIYGLCITGPISHYVYHLLELLVPSTVPYCMLKRLLLDRLVFAPAFLLLFFIVMNILERKRWPALQDKLRASYWPALKMNWKVWTPFQFVNINFVPIQFRVLFANLVALFWYAYLASMRK
- the LOC125715356 gene encoding polyubiquitin-like, giving the protein MDLLIKFMNGQTFSLSVELNTTVDQLKKQIEIQQGTHSARQRLSVQNGQRRDLTDGSRILAEYGVRSGSTVIVLVTEPAPVQAQSAPIQVFLQTEKGAMHTYEIAPGETVLEFKKKVFNKERVPVDQQRLIYGGRQMEDHKKLEDYGVKKESTIFLTLRLRGG
- the LOC125715343 gene encoding polyubiquitin-like; the encoded protein is MGLIIKFMNGQTISLSVELNTTVDQLKKEIEIKQGTPSARQRLSVQNGQRTDLTDGSRTLAEYGVRSGSTVIVLVTEPASIQTQSAPIQVFLKTEKGAMHTYEIAPGETVLEFKKKVFNKEHVPVDQQRLIYGGRQMEDHTKLEDYGVKKESTIFLTLRLRGG